GCCTGGCGGTAGCGCTCACGCGGGTGCGCTGCGCCCATCGCCTGCGCCGTCTCGGGCCAGCGCTGGGCGTCGTCGATCATCTGCGCCAGCGCATCGCTCACCGGGTGGTGCTTCTCCGACATGCTCAGCGTCTGCTCGAGGTCGAGGCACTGGGCCATGTGCTTCTCGATGATCGCTTCGCGGAGCTTGACGAGCGTGGTGCGCGTGACCTCGGGCGTGACGAACGGGTTGCCGTCGCGGTCCCCACCGATCCACGTGCCAAAGCGGACGACACCGCGCACGCCGTCGAAGAGCTCCTGCTCATCGGGATAGGCGCGTTCGAGGGCCGTGTGCGCCCCGCGCATCAGCCAGGGCACGACCTGCCACAGCGAGTCCGCGACGAAGAGCGAGCGGTCGACCTCTTCGAGCACCGTCGGCCGGGTCGGCCGCAGCGTCTCGGTCTCCCAGAGGCAGTCGAGGTCGGCCTTGATCTTGCGCAGGGTCTGCTCGCGCTCGCGCGGCAGCGTGCCGGGCAGGTTGAGGTCGACCAGGTCCTTGCGCAGCCGGCCCAGTGTGTTGCGGATCGTGCGGCGCTTGGCCTCGGTCGGGTGGGCGGTGAAGACGAGGTCGACTTCGAGCCGTTGGAGTTGTTCGAGCACCTCCGCCGCGCTGAGCCCGCGGTCGGCGAGCTGCTGGATCGCGGCGCCCAGCGACTGGCCCAGCGCCTGGGGCGCGCTCGAGCGCTCCCGCGCCCGCAGCACCCGAACGCGGTGGCGGTCCTCCGCGAGGTTGGCCAGGTCGAAGAAGCACGCCAAGGCGCGCATGAGTTCGCCAAGTTGTTCGTCGTCGAGCGACGCGATCCGGTCGGTCAATGCTTCGCTGGCGCTGGCGTCACCTTCGCGCCGTTTCTTAGCGAGCGCGCGGACGTCTTCGACGAGGTCGAAGAGGCCTTCGCTGCCGTGCTGCTGGAGGACCTTGCCCAGCTCGAAGCCGAGCATGCGGACATCGCGGCGCAGGAGGAAGTCCGCGGGCTTGGGCTCGGTGGGTGCGTCGGGTGCGGGGGGCGGGTGCGCGCTCATGGTGCTTGGGATTCGGTGTCGGATGTGGAGAAGACCCATCGCCGCGACGCGACGCCGGGCTGCTCAACGGGCCCTGCATTGCGTCGCAATGCGGCGAATCAAGCCAGGTCTGCACGGACGACTTTCGCCGTTCTGCTTTCACAGCTCAGCCACAGTCCACTTCATGCAGCCGTCCGGTCTCGACATCATAAGTGAACCCGCGCAGGGCCGTGTCATCGGGCACCCAAGGGTGTTCCCGCAGGCGCGCGACCTGATCGCGGACATGGCGGTTGAGCTCGGTAAACGCGTGGAAGTCGGGCGGCGCGTCCTCGGCCGGGCCGTGCTTCTTCGCCAGCTCCTCGCGGAGCCCGTGGTCGGTACAGCCCATCATCCCGCAGCCGGTGTGGTTGATGACCATAATCTCGCGGGTGCCCAGCACGTTGGTCGAGACGATCGCGCTGCGCAGGACGTCGTCGGTGACGGTGCCCCCGGCGTTGCGGAGGATGTGCGCGTCGCCGTAGTGCAGCCCGAGCGCCTTCTCGACGTTGATGCGCGCGTCCATGCAGGCGATGACGAGCAGCTTGCGGCGGGGCGGGGCAGAGAGTGTTTCGCCGGCAAACGTCTCGGCAAACCGGGCGTTGTGGGCGAGGACTTCGTCGGTGGTGGAGGGGGTGTCGGGCATGGGGATAGGGTAGGGGGTCGGGGGTGAACCGCCAAGGGGGTCATCATGCCGATGAATGCACGAATGTCGAATGGCGAATGCACGAATCAATGACCAATGTCCAAGCCGAAATGACCAACGCGGTTACCGCAGCCAAGATGCCTTCCAGTGGGCATTGGGATTTTGTCATTCTTTCGACATTCGGGCATTCGTCATTCGTGCATTGATGCAGTTCAGTCCCGCTCGATCGACGCCCGGGGCGTGAGGTTCGCCCGCGCCTCGACGGCGTCGCGGATCGCCTCGTGCGGGGTGCGTGCCAGCGCGGTGAGGTGGCCCATCTTCCGCCCGGGCCGGGCCTGCGCCTTGCCGTAGAGGTGCAGGTGCAGCGCGGGGTTGTCCTTGATGGCCGACCAGTCGGGCTCGGCTTGCGACTCGTCCAGCTTCCGGGGGGGCCAGAGGTCGCCGAGGAGGTTCACCATCGCGCTGGGCTGTTTGAGCCCGATGGGTAGCGGGGCGTGTCCCGTGACGCAGCGGACCTGCTGGTCGAACTGCGACGCGGCGTACGCATCGATCGTCAGGTGGCCCGAGTTGTGCGGGCGGGGGGCGAGCTCGTTGACGAGCATGTCGCCGCTGCGCGTCTGGAAGAACTCGACGCACAGGACGCCGACGACGTCGAGCGCGGTCATCACCCGGGTCGCGATCTCAACCGCGCGCGTCTCCACACTTGCGGGGGCGCCGCTGGGGACGACGGAGACGTCGAGGATGTGGTTGCGGTGCGAGTTGGCGATCGGGCCGTAGCACACGACCTGCCCCTCGACCCCGCGGGCCGCGACGATCGAGACCTCCTGCTCGAAGTCGATGAACCCTTCGAGCACGCAGGGCTGCCGGCCAAGGTCCTCCCACGCATAAACGAGTCCCGCATCATCGCCATTATGCAGCACGCGCTGGCCCTTGCCGTCGTACCCGCCGCCCGCCGTCTTGAGCACGGCCGGGACACCGATCCGCTTGACCGCGTCCTTGAGTTCATCGAGCGACTCTACCTTCGCGAAGGGGCCGACGGGGATATCGTGCTCCGCCAGGAACGTCTTCTCGCGGATGCGGTCCTGCGCCACGTGCAGCACGTGCTCGCCCGGCCGCACCGGGGAGTAGCGGGCACACGCCGCCGCCGTCGCCGCCGGGACGTTCTCAAACTCGTACGTCACGACCGACACCGACTGCGCAAAGCCCTCCACCGCCGCGAGGTCGTCGTACCCCGCGATCGTTTTTTCATCGCACGCCAGCGTCGCCGGCTCCCCATCGCTCGGGCAAAACACATGGGTGCGATACCCCGCGCGTTTCGCGGCATGGCAAAACATCTGCCCGAGCTGGCCCCCGCCGAGGATGCCCAGGGGCTGGGCGTCGGGTGATTTGACGATTGGGTGATTGGGTGAAGTCGGCATCGTTGGGCGACAGTTTATCGTGCTGGTGGTAAGTCGTGACGCGCATCAAACACCAGCACAGGAACCCGCTCCTGCGTCGTATCAAAGTGATGTTTGTTTCACAAAATCGCCAAATCACCCGATCGCATAATGCTAAAGCACCGCCGGCTGGTCGACATCGCTGTGGTACTTCAAGACCTGGTGAATGCCGTTGTACTCGTCGCAGAGGACGACGTTGGCTTCGTGGGCTTCGCATTCTTCCTCGGTCATCATCGCGTAGGTCAGGATAATGACCTTGTGGCCGACCTCGGTCAGATGCGCGGCCGCGCCGTTGATCTCGATGCATCCACTCCCGGGTTCGCCGCGGATGATGTAGGTCTCGAAGCGTTGGGCGTTGTCGATATCGAGGACCCACACGGCCTCGTTGGGGCGCATCCCTGACGCGACGAGGAGGTCGGCGTCGATCGTGATCGAGCCGACGTAGTCGGGGTCGCAGCGCGTGACGGTCGCGCGGTGGAGTTTGCTGAGCATCATCTTGCGAAGCATGGCGTGGCTCCCGTGGGCCAGAGGGCGAACGCCTCATTGTAGGCGGGGTGAGACGGGGTGTCGATGGGAGTGCAACGGGGGGGTGAGTCTTGAGGTTTGAGTCTTGAGGCGTGCGGGCCGTGCCACTCTAGGGACTCAGAACTCAGGACTCAAACCTCAAGACACAGGCCTCTCTCTCAAGGCGACAGCCGTTTGATCCGCCAGCCGTCACCGTCTTTCACATACACCAGCCGGTCGTGAAGGCGGGACGGCTGGCCTTGCCAGAACTCGACCGCTTCGGGCGCGACGCGGTAGCCGCCCCAGCCGTCGGGGAGGGGGATATCGTCGACGTCCGCGTAGCGCTCGGCGGTCTGGGCGTAGGCGGCTTCGAGCGCGGCGCGGTCGGCCAGTTCGCTCGACTGCTGCGAGGCGATCGCGCCGAGCTGGCTGCCGCGCGGGCGGGAGGCCCAGTAGGCCTGCGACTCTTGACGGTCAACTTTCGTCACGGCCCCGCGGATGCGGACCTGGCGGAACAGCACGTCCCAGTAGAAAACGAGCGACACGTCGGCGTGGGCCGACATTTGTTTGGCCTTCGTGCTGTCGTAGTTGGTGTAGAAGGTGAAGCCGCGTTCGTCGACATCCTTGAGCAGCACGATCCGCGCATCAGGTCGGCCCCCGGCATCGACCGTCGCGAGCGTCATCGCGTTGGGCTCCTTGATGTCGGCGTTCCGGGCGTCGGCGAACCAGGCGTGGAACTGCGCGACCGGGTCGGCGGCGAGGTCGGCGACATCGAACCGCGGGGCGTCATCGTAGGATTGGCGGAGGTCGGAGATGGACATGGGGGCGGGTTTCGGGTTCAGGGTTCCGGATTTCGGGATCGCGGTATCCCGGGCTTGGGCCACGCCGAAGCTGAGCCCGTGAAGCGTCTGGTAGGGTCACGTGCCGCCGCAAGCCGCTTTACTGTAATGCCCTTGGGGCCGGTCGGCTCTGTCAGGTATAAAGGATACGGAATCACCGGCGACCCAGGAGGCCGACCCATCCCACGCTTCGCGATCTGCAACGAGACCTATGGCGAGCTGCCGCTGGACGCGGCGCTCAAGGATATCGCCGACGCCGGGTACGACGGGGTCGAGCTCGCACCGTTCACGCTGTCGGACGACCCACGGAACTTGTCGCTGGAAGATGCGCAGGAACTCGGCGAGCTCGTGCGGTCGCACGGGTTGGCGGTCGTCGGGCTGCACTGGCTGCTGGCGCAGACGGAAGGGTTGCACCTCACTTCGCCCGATGTCGAGGTCCGGCGTCACACGGCCGACTACGTGGGCCACCTCGCCGAGCTGTGCGGGGCGATGGGCGGGGAGGTCCTGGTGTGGGGCAGCCCGCAGCAGCGGAGCTTTAGCCCGGATGAAAATATCGAGCATGTGATGCGTCGCGCGGTGGAGGTGCTGCGGGAGGTGTGCGATTTTGCAGGGCGTTGCGGTGTGACGGTCGCGGTCGAGCCGCTGGGCCCGGGCGAGACGAATTTCTTGAACACCGCGGCGCAGACGATCGAACTCATCGAACGCGTGAGGCACCCCAACTGTCGGCTGCACCTGGATGTCAAGGCGATGGCCAGCGAAACGAAACCGATCATCGACATCATCCGCGACAGTCAGGCGTACACCGCACACTTTCACGCCAACGACCCCAACCTCCGTGGCCCGGGCCAAGGCGAGGTCGATTTTGCAACGGTCGCCAAGGCGCTCGAAGCGACCGGGTACGACGGCTGGGTGAGTGTCGAGGTGTTCGACTACACGCCCGATGCGCCCACGATCGCGCGGCAGAGCATGCAGGTGTTGCGAGAGAGTTTTTCGGGAGCCAAACAGGAGCAGATGTGATGATGACCAAGCGAATGCCAAGCCCGAACCGTAGGGTGGGTGGAGCGAGTCCGCGAGCGATACCCACCGCGACTGAAACTGCAACACCAATCAGCCGGCAGCCTACGGACGCCGGACGTATTGCGTCAAGCCAAGCCCTGCCGTCCGTCGTTCGTCGTCCGTCGGCTGTCTTCGCTGCGCTGGTGTTGCTGTGTCTGGTATGGCCTGTGTTTGGGCAGGAGATCACTGCCGAAAAAACCGACGACGGCACACGCATCCTCATCGACGACGAATTGTTTTGTGAGTTGCTCACCAGCCCCGAGTCACGCTACGGCGACCTGCCGCGGCCGATCATCTACCCCATCATCGGCCCGACCGGCGCGGAGATGACACGCCACTACCCGATGCGCGACGATGTCGAAGGCGAAGCACACGACCACCCGCACCACCGCTCAATGTGGTTCGCGCATTTCGTGAACGGTATTGATTTCTGGACACAGGGGGAGGGCAAGGGTGTGATTCGTGTGACGGAGCTGGCTCGGATTGCGATACCGCTGGAACGGCAGACGGTCGCGGCCCGTACCGAGTGGCTCGCGCCGGACGGCGGCTTGTTGGCGACAAGTAACGGCGCGTGGGAATTTGAGGTCTTGGATGACGGCTCACGCGTCATCGATTTTGATATGGCGATCACACCTGCTGATGGTATCGGTGAACTCGTCTTCCAAGACACCAAAGAAGGCACGATGGCCATCCGCACCCACCCGGCGCTGCGGCTGGTCGGCGAGCACGCGACGGGGCATGCCGTCAACTCCGAAGGCGATACCGACCGCGACCTGTGGGGGAAACGCGCGGCGTGGGTCGCGTACTGGGGCACGATCGATGGCGAAGTCTGCGGCGTCGCGATCTTCGACCACCCCGAAAATTTACGCCACCCGACGTGGTGGCACGCGCGGGACTACGGCCTGATCGCCGCCAACCCGTTTGGCATCCATGACTTCGAAGACGCGGAACCCGGCACCGGCGACTACACGCTGGAATGGGGCGAGACGCTGACGCTACGCTACCGCTTCGTCTTCTTCGCCGGGGATGCGGAGGAGGCGGACATCGCCGGGAAGTATGCGGCGTGGGTGGCGGAGACGACGGACGGCGAGGCCGCCGAGGAAACCGACAGTGAAACGGACTAGCATGTTTAGCCGTCGCCCACGTTCAACCTGTTATCAATCAACCATCATTTCAAGACGGAGCCCCCCATGCCACCCATCACCCGCCGAACCTTTATCCAGTCCACCGCCGCGACCGCCGGGGCTTTATCACTGATGCCGACGTATTCGAAAGTGTTGGGCGCGAACGAGGATTTACGGGTCGCGTTGATCGGCTTCAATAGCCGGGGCCGGGCGCTCTTAGGGCAGTTCGGCGGGCTCGACGGCGTGCGGGTGACGGCCCTGTGCGATGTGGACGAGAACGTCCTGGCGCGCGAGTCGAACAACCGGCCCGACGCGTTCGCGACGACGGACCTGCGTGAGATTCTGGACCGCGACGATGTCGATGCGGTCGTGAGCGCGACGCCCAACCACTGGCACGCGCTCTTGACGATCTGGGCGTGCCAGGCGGGCAAGGATGTGTACATCGAGAAGCCGGTGTCGCACAACCTCTGGGAGGGGGTGCAGATGACTGCGGCCGCGCGGAAGTACGGCCGGGTGGTGCAGTCGGGGATGCAGAACCGTTCGGATACGGCACTCCAGGAGTTCTACACCGACCTGCACGACGGCATGTTCGGCGAAGTGAAACACATGCGCGCGATGTGCTGCAAGACACGCTCGTCGATCGGCAAACGCGAGACGCCGCTCACGCCGCCCGACCACATCAACTACGACATGTGGCTGGGCCCCGCCGCTGACGAGCCGATCTTTCGCAATAACCTGCACTACGACTGGCACTGGATGTGGAATACGGGCAACGCCGACATCGGCAACCAGGGCCCGCACGAGCTCGACCTCTTGCGGTGGGCGGTCGACGACCCGATGGACTACCCGACGAACGTGCAGTGCTTCGGCGGGCGGTTCAAGTGGAACGACGCGGGCGACACGCCCAACGTGCAGGTCGCGATGTTTGACTACGCCGGCGTGCCCTGCATCCACGAGACCTGCGACATCCC
The sequence above is a segment of the Phycisphaeraceae bacterium D3-23 genome. Coding sequences within it:
- a CDS encoding carbonic anhydrase, yielding MPDTPSTTDEVLAHNARFAETFAGETLSAPPRRKLLVIACMDARINVEKALGLHYGDAHILRNAGGTVTDDVLRSAIVSTNVLGTREIMVINHTGCGMMGCTDHGLREELAKKHGPAEDAPPDFHAFTELNRHVRDQVARLREHPWVPDDTALRGFTYDVETGRLHEVDCG
- a CDS encoding 5-(carboxyamino)imidazole ribonucleotide synthase; translated protein: MPTSPNHPIVKSPDAQPLGILGGGQLGQMFCHAAKRAGYRTHVFCPSDGEPATLACDEKTIAGYDDLAAVEGFAQSVSVVTYEFENVPAATAAACARYSPVRPGEHVLHVAQDRIREKTFLAEHDIPVGPFAKVESLDELKDAVKRIGVPAVLKTAGGGYDGKGQRVLHNGDDAGLVYAWEDLGRQPCVLEGFIDFEQEVSIVAARGVEGQVVCYGPIANSHRNHILDVSVVPSGAPASVETRAVEIATRVMTALDVVGVLCVEFFQTRSGDMLVNELAPRPHNSGHLTIDAYAASQFDQQVRCVTGHAPLPIGLKQPSAMVNLLGDLWPPRKLDESQAEPDWSAIKDNPALHLHLYGKAQARPGRKMGHLTALARTPHEAIRDAVEARANLTPRASIERD
- a CDS encoding aspartate 1-decarboxylase, yielding MLRKMMLSKLHRATVTRCDPDYVGSITIDADLLVASGMRPNEAVWVLDIDNAQRFETYIIRGEPGSGCIEINGAAAHLTEVGHKVIILTYAMMTEEECEAHEANVVLCDEYNGIHQVLKYHSDVDQPAVL
- the pdxH gene encoding pyridoxamine 5'-phosphate oxidase, which translates into the protein MSISDLRQSYDDAPRFDVADLAADPVAQFHAWFADARNADIKEPNAMTLATVDAGGRPDARIVLLKDVDERGFTFYTNYDSTKAKQMSAHADVSLVFYWDVLFRQVRIRGAVTKVDRQESQAYWASRPRGSQLGAIASQQSSELADRAALEAAYAQTAERYADVDDIPLPDGWGGYRVAPEAVEFWQGQPSRLHDRLVYVKDGDGWRIKRLSP
- a CDS encoding sugar phosphate isomerase/epimerase, translated to MPLGPVGSVRYKGYGITGDPGGRPIPRFAICNETYGELPLDAALKDIADAGYDGVELAPFTLSDDPRNLSLEDAQELGELVRSHGLAVVGLHWLLAQTEGLHLTSPDVEVRRHTADYVGHLAELCGAMGGEVLVWGSPQQRSFSPDENIEHVMRRAVEVLREVCDFAGRCGVTVAVEPLGPGETNFLNTAAQTIELIERVRHPNCRLHLDVKAMASETKPIIDIIRDSQAYTAHFHANDPNLRGPGQGEVDFATVAKALEATGYDGWVSVEVFDYTPDAPTIARQSMQVLRESFSGAKQEQM
- a CDS encoding PmoA family protein, coding for MLLCLVWPVFGQEITAEKTDDGTRILIDDELFCELLTSPESRYGDLPRPIIYPIIGPTGAEMTRHYPMRDDVEGEAHDHPHHRSMWFAHFVNGIDFWTQGEGKGVIRVTELARIAIPLERQTVAARTEWLAPDGGLLATSNGAWEFEVLDDGSRVIDFDMAITPADGIGELVFQDTKEGTMAIRTHPALRLVGEHATGHAVNSEGDTDRDLWGKRAAWVAYWGTIDGEVCGVAIFDHPENLRHPTWWHARDYGLIAANPFGIHDFEDAEPGTGDYTLEWGETLTLRYRFVFFAGDAEEADIAGKYAAWVAETTDGEAAEETDSETD
- a CDS encoding Gfo/Idh/MocA family oxidoreductase — translated: MPPITRRTFIQSTAATAGALSLMPTYSKVLGANEDLRVALIGFNSRGRALLGQFGGLDGVRVTALCDVDENVLARESNNRPDAFATTDLREILDRDDVDAVVSATPNHWHALLTIWACQAGKDVYIEKPVSHNLWEGVQMTAAARKYGRVVQSGMQNRSDTALQEFYTDLHDGMFGEVKHMRAMCCKTRSSIGKRETPLTPPDHINYDMWLGPAADEPIFRNNLHYDWHWMWNTGNADIGNQGPHELDLLRWAVDDPMDYPTNVQCFGGRFKWNDAGDTPNVQVAMFDYAGVPCIHETCDIPYPHPDNDSRMVAYTKDGINVGVMITCEEGEFRGGRGGGVVLDPDGNVIKRYRGGSGDRHVRNFVEAVKARDHTMLTSEVEGAAVSAGLAHVSNIAWRVGHAMGKEDVEASLGTVDQHREALDRYTAYLGERGVDLGDEQWTCGPKLTFDSAAMRFTGPMDDAANALVRREYRDGFAVPEEV